gggctggatgtggagggctgggagaggagggatggagggatgtggggaggggttcagaggggagggggatgttTGGGATGGATGcggcctgggaggggtggggtggtggatgtggggggttgggaagggagggatgaatggatgtggggggttgggagggctgggctggggggcaggtgctggggcactgggggtcactgagggacaggggtgatgggggggctgtggggcaggtgaTGGGGCACCGGGGGTCACTGAGGGACACGaggtgatgggggggctgtggggcaggggctgggggtcactGAGGGACAGGGGTgattgggggggctgtggggcagggactgggggtcactgagggacaggggtgatgggggggctgtggggcaggggctgggggtcactgagggacaggggtgatgggggggctgtggggcaggtgaTGGGGGTAACTGAGGGACAGGGGTGattgggggggctgtgaggcaggggctgggggtcactgagggacaggggtgatgggggggctgtgaggcagggactgggggtcactgagggacaggggtgatgggggggctgtggggcaggggctgtgggacaCTGAGGGacaggggtgatgggggggctgtggggcaggtgctgggggtcacTGAGGGACACGGGGtgattggggggctgtggggcaggagttgggggtcactgagggacaggggtgatgggggggctgtggggcaggggctgggggtcactgagggacacggggtgatgggggggctgtggggcaggggctgggggtcactgagggacaggggtgatgggggggctggggggcaggggctgggggggtcactGAGGGACACCGGGtgattggggggctgtggggcaggtgcTGAGGGACacggggtgatgggggggctgtggggcaggggctgggggtcactGAGGGACACGGGGtgattggggggctgtggggcaggggcgggggcaccgggggtcactgagggacacggggtgatgggggggctgtggggcaggtgcTGAGGGACacggggtgatgggggggctgtggggcaggggctgggggtcactgagggacacggggtgatgggggggctgtggggcaggggcgggggcacCGGAGGTCACTGAGGGACATGAGgtgatggggggggctgtgggtcagctgAGGGACacggggtgatgggggggctgtggggcaggggctgtgggtcactGAGGGACACGGGGtgattggggggctgtggggcgggggcaccgggggtcactgagggacacggggtgatgggggggctgtggggcaggtgctgagggacagagatgatgggggggctgtggggcaggggctgggggtcactgagggacacggggtgatgggggggctgtggggcaggtgcTGAGCGACACGGGgtgagggggggctgtggggcaggggcgggggcactGGGGGTCACTGAGGGACACGGGGtgattggggggctgtggggcaggggcgggggcactgggggtcacggggtgatgggggggctgtggggcaggggctgggggtcactgagggactggggtgatgggggggctgtggggcaggggctgggggtcactGAGGGACACGGGGTGATGGGgggcggtggggcaggggctgggggtcactgagggacaggggtgatggggggctgtttggcaggggctgggggtcactgagggacagggggtgatggggggctgtggggcaggggggggggtcactgagggacacggggtgatgggggggctgtggggcaggggctggaggtcACTGAGGGacaggggtgatgggggggctgtggggcaggtgaTAGGGCACGGGGGGGTCACTGAGGGacaggggtgatgggggggctgtggggcagggactgggggtcactgagggacaggggggatgggggggctgtggggcaggggctgggggtcactGAGGGACAGGGgcgatgggggggctgtggggcaggggctcactGAGGGACAGGGGTACTGGGgggcggtggggcaggggctgggggtcactgagggacacggggtgatggggggctgtggggcaggagctgggggtcactgagggacagggggtgatggggggctgtggggcaggtgcTGAGGGACACGGGgtgatggggggctgtggggcaggggctgggggacacggggtgatgggggggctgtggggcaggggctgggggtcactgagggacacggggtgatgggggggctgtggggcaggggctgggggtcactgagggacaggggtgatgggggggctgtggggcaggggctgggggtcactgagggacaggggtgatgggggggctgtggggcagggggtcactgagggacaggggtaatggggggctgtggggcaggggctgggggtcactgagggacaggggtgatgggggggctgtggggcaggagccgggggtcactgagggacacggggtgatgggggggctgtggggcaggtgcTGAGGGACacggggtgatgggggggctgtggggcaggtgcTGAGGGAcatggggtgatgggggggctgtggggcaggtgcTGAGGGACacggggtgatgggggggctgtggggcagatgCTGAGGGACACGGGgcgatgggggggctgtggggcaggggctgggcccccaGGCCCCTGTGACCCCCCGTCTCTCCGCCAGGCCCATAGAGGACCCCTGGATTTGCCGGGGCGGCGCCCGGCGCCGAGCATGGACCGGAGACCCccctgagctcagcccggagcagCGCCGGGGGacatgccccccgccccccactcctgcccccccggATAACTtgcccccgggccgggccggagccacgCCCACCCCAGGTGCCATGGGGGGCAACtgtgggtctccccctcccctccctgtcaTGTTCTgccaacccccccaacccccccacagcaccccaaaTCCACCCCACCTGCCAAGGGGCCTCAGCAGTCCCGACCTTCAGATGGGGGGTCAGGCCTGCGGGTGTAGgggggagatagaacccaggagtccggggggggtcTGGCCTGCGGGTTTAGGGGGGGTAGAACCCACGAGTCTGCGGGGGGGTTCTGGCCTGCGGGTTtagggggatagaacccaggagtccggggggggtcTGGCCTGCGGGTTTAgggggggatagaacccaggagtccgggggggggtcTGGCCTGCGGGTTTAgggggggatagaacccaggagtccgggggcgGGGTCTGGCCTGCGGGTTTAgcgggggatagaacccaggagtccggggggggggttCTGGCCTGCGGGTGTAgggggggtagaacccaggagtccagggggGGGGTCTGGCCTGCGGGTTTAgggggggatagaacccaggagtccggggggttCTGGCCTGCGGGTGTAgggggggatagaacccaggactccggGGGGCGTTCTGGCCTGCAGGTTTTAgggggggtagaacccaggagtccggggggggtcTGGCCTGCGGGTTTaggggggatagaacccaggagtccgggggggggttCTGACCTGCGGGTGTAgggggggtagaacccaggagtccgggggggggtcTGGCCTGCGGGTTTAGgggggagatagaacccaggagtccggggggggtcTGGCCTGCGGGTTTAGGGGGGGTAGAACCCAGTAGTCCTGGGGGTTCTGGCCTGCGGGTTTAgggggggatagaacccaggagtccgggggggggttCTGGCCTGCGGGTTTAgggggggtagaacccaggagtccgggggcgGCGTCTGGCCTGCAGGTTTAgggggggtagaacccaggagtctggggggGGGTTCTGGCCTGCGGGTTTAgggggggtagaacccaggagtccagggggGGGTCTGGCCTGCGGGTTTaggggggtagaacccaggagtccgggggggggtcTGGCCTGCGGGTTTAgggggggatagaacccaggagtccgggggggggtcTGGCCTGCGGGTGTAGgggggagatagaacccaggagtccgggggggggatCTGACATGCGGGTTTAGGGggtggagaacccaggagtccagggggGGGGTCTGGCCTGCGGGTTTAgggggggatagaacccaggagtccggggggttCTGGCCTGTGGGTTTAgggggggatagaacccaggagtccgggggggcgTTCTGGCCTGCAGGTTTAgggggggtagaacccaggagtccgggggggggtcTGGCCTGCGGGTTTAgggggggtagaacccaggagtcctgggggttcTGGCCTGCGGGTTTAgggggggatagaacccaggagtccgggggggtgTTCTGGCCTGCGGGTTTAGGGGGGtataacccaggagtccggggggggtcTGGCCTGCGGTTTAGGGGGGGTAGAACCCAGTAGTCCTGGGGTTCTGGCCTGCGGGTTTAgggggggatagaacccaggagtccgggggggtgTTCTGGCCTGCGGGTTTAgggggggtagaacccaggagtccgggggcgGGGTCTGGCCTGCGGGTTTAgggggggtagaacccaggagtccgggggcgGGGTCTGGCCTGCAGGTTTAgggggggtagaacccaggagtcctgggggttcTGGCCTGCGGGTGTAgggggggatagaacccaggagtccggggggggttCTGGCCTGCAGGTTTAgagggggtagaacccaggagtccggggggggtcTGGCCTGCAGATTTAgggggggtagaacccaggagtccgggggcgGGGTCTGGCCTGCAGGTTTAgggggggtagaacccaggagtccggggggggtcTGGCCTGCAGATTTAgggggggtagaacccaggagtcctgggggttcTGGCCTGCGGGTGTAGgggggagatagaacccaggagtccggggggggttCTGGCCTGCGGGTTTAgggggggtagaacccaggagtccgggggtgCGTCTGGCCTGCGGGTTTAGGGGGggatagaccccaggagtccgGGGGCGGGGTCTGGCCTGCGGGTTTAgggggggtagaacccaggagtcctgggggttcTGGCCTGCGGCTGTAgggggggtagaacccaggagtccggggggggggtctggcctGCGGGTTTAgggggggtagaacccaggagtccggggggggtcTGGCCTGCGGGTTTAGGGGGggatagaccccaggagtccaCGGGGATCAGAGGGGTGGGTCTGGCTTTTCTGTGTCtgggtggggagagaacccaggcatcctggctcccccccgcccccactaccTCCCAGTGGGGAAAGGGCCCCTATCCCCTTTCCTGCCCCTCTAACGCtgtctctgccccccagcagcgcccCTGGCGGGCTCCCCCGTGCCCCCCGGCCCTGGGCCGCGGGAAGATGACCACTAGCCCCCAggaggccctgatctcggccTTCCTGCAGTTCATCGAGGAGCGGGGCAGCCGGGCCTACGGGGCGCTGAGCCAGACCCGCCAGCCGCTGCGCCGCGACATGAACCTGCTCTACCGCAAGAGCAAGCTGGAGGGCCGGCAGCACAAGGACGAGGAGCCCAAAAAGGGGTACGcggggctcaggactcctgggttctcaggccgaggggagtgggggctgggaggtcagagcagggggggctgggagccaggactcctgggttctctccctggctctgggaggggagtgggggctggtggttagagcaggggggggctgggagccaggactcctgggttctctccctggctctgggaggggactgggggctggttacccagggacccctcgcccggcgctgagatgcgcccacctctggggcggggcggccgattacccggggacccctcgcccggcgctgagatgcgcccagctctggggcggggcgaccggttacccggggacccctcgcccggcgctgagatgcgcccagctctggggcggggcgacCGGTTACCCGgtgacccctcgcccggcgctgagatgcagccacctctggggcggggcggccggtgacccagggacccctcgcccggcgctgagatgcagccacctctggggcggggcagccggttacccagggacccctcgcccggcgctgagatgcagccacctctggagccgggcggccggttacccagggacccctcgcccggcgctgagatgcagccacctctggggcggggcggctggttacccagggacccctcgcctggcgctgagatgcagccacctctggggcagggcggccggttacccagggacccctcgcctggcgctgagatgcgcccagctctggggcggggcggccggttacacgggaacccctcgcccggcgctgagatgcagccacctctggggcggggcggccggttacccagggacccctcgcccggcgctgagatgcgcccacctctggggcagggcggccggttacccagggacccctcgcccgagGCGCTGGGGGTCGCATGGAGACCGCTCGCTGTCACAATCAGGTTTCGGTGCGTGGCAGAGCACGGCCCGCAGCGGCTTAACGTCCTGCGGTAACGTGGCCCAGATTCAGCCGCAGCAGCGAGGCCTTTCGGATACAGGGCAGAACAGCCATTGCAACAGCGCCGGAcggctgcagtgcatgctgggagttgCCCAAGAACACAGCGCGGGTGCGAGGTGCAGCCCCAGAGTCCACAGAGACGGGTGGATTCGCCACGGGGCCCATGCCTGGGGGTCCCTCGCGGACaagcccccgtgccccagccccgcccgcagGGCAAACCCCTGCGCCCCGACCCCATTTCCCCGGCAggagcgctgggggggggccggtggaaggggtgaggaggggcccCCCAAACCTGTCATCCGCCTCTGCACAGACACCCATAGCTGCAATCGCGGTTTACCGCCCGGCCGTACCACACTGTTGCAACTACTGGTATACGCGGCACCCGCCTGGCTGCGACTCCTAGCCGCCCCggcgagaacccaggcgtcctgcaccccctcacctcCTGCTCTTTGTCCCCCCACAGCTCCGCCAAGGACCCGGGAGCGGGGAAGATCCGGGACGTGGCCTCCTTCCGCCGCCACTTCCGGATGGGCTTCATGACCATGCCGGCCTGGCAGGAGCACGCGCCCCACCCCTGCGCCAGCGGCATGGCGCCCCGCTCCCTCTCCTGCCACTCGGTGGGCAGCGTGGAGAACGGCGAGGGGGCCGCCGGCGCCAGGAAGCCCCCGGCCAAGCCCAAGCGCCACCCCAGCACCAAGCTCAGCATGGCAGGCGAGGGGCGGGCGGCAGAGCCGGCCGGCAGCAGGAAAACCGGTGAGGCCTTTGGACTGgtgcagctgggggggcgggaggtggCATTCTCCTGTGTGCcattagggggcgctgtgctgcagggagcgggacgaggggctcagtagggggcgccctcccctgccaggcAGAGCCGGCCCCAATGCCCTGGTGTCCGGGCCGAACCTCAGCTCCAGCGATTGGCCAGCTTCCTtcaaccccctcccgccccgccgcCTCGCTCAAACCCGGCgtccccttccagtcctaaacAGGGGAGCCGCtgtgcctcaccccagagctgggcgcatctcagcaccgggcaaGGGGCGTCTCTGGGTAaccagctgccccgccccgccccagaagtggctgcatctcagcaccgggcgaggggtctctGGGTAACCGGCTGcctcgccccagaggtgggcgcatctcagcaccgggccaggggtccctgggtaaccagccgccccgccccagaggtagctgcatctcagcgccgggcgaggggtccctgggtaactggccgccccaccccagaggtggctgcatctcagcgccaggtgaggggtccccgggtaaccggccgccccgccccagaggtgggcgcatctcagcgccgggcgaggggtctctgggtcaccggccgccccgccccagaggtgggcgcatctcagcgccgggcgaggggtccccgggtaaccggccgccccgccccagaggtggctgcatctcagcgccgggcgaggggtccccgggtaaccggccgccccgccccagaggtgggcgcatctgagcgccgggcgaggggtctctgggtaaccagccgccccgccccagaggtgggcgcatctgaGCGCTACTTCCTCCCTCTCGCAGGCCCCCAGAAGTCATGCTCCGAGAGCCGGGAGCCGGGGCGCAAGGTGCCCCCCCAGAAGCCTAAGCGGAGCCCCAACACCCAGCTGTCGGTCTCCTTCGACGAGACCTACTCCAGCCGCCCCCTGGCGACCCCCACGGGCGGGGGGGCGCCGCCGCGGTTCGGCCGGGCCTTCTCCCACGGTCACACCAAGGGCTCGGACCCCGAGGACGAGGAGCCCGTCTACATCGAGATGGTGGGGGACGTTTTCCGGGGCgccgggggccccccgccgccgcccccgGCGGGGGAGGAGGACTCCGACGAGAGCGAGGCGATCTACGAGGAGATGAAGTACCCGCTGCCCGAGGAGGCCAACGGCGTGcccgcctccccccgcccgcGCCAGGGCAAGGCCTCCCCCTGCGACATCCCCCCGCCCTTTCCCAACCTCCTGCAGCACCGCCCGCCCCTGCTGGCcttgccccagggcccagcgcaCAAAGGGCACAAGGCGGGCGCCCAGGAAGCCTCCAAGCTCCCCGTGCCCTGCCACGCCAAGGAGGCGCCGCCCGCGCCCCATGCGCCGGGGCACCCAGCCCTGGCGCCCTCCGGCCGCGCCCGCAGCCACTCCACCCCGCTGCCCCCGCAGCCGGCCGGCCAGCAGAAGGCGGAGAAGGAGCTGCCCAGTTCCCACAGCATGATCTGCCCCCCGGCCAAGCCGCTGCCCTCCCTGCTGCCCGTGCCGCAGCCGGCCAAGGACAAGCCGGCGGTGGCCTACACCATGGTGTACTCGGCCGTCAAAGTCACCACCCACTCGGGGCTGCCGGCCGAGCAGAAGACGGAGAAGGAGATCTCGGTGCTCCACGGCATGCTGTGTGCCCGGCCAGCCACCGTGCCCGTGGGCAAGCCGGCCCCGCGCCCCGCGCCGCCCCTGGGCATGCTGTGGACTTACCCGGCCCCCTGCGGGGGGATGAAGCGCCCGCCGGCCTACGAGAGCGTCAAGGGGGCCGGGGCCAAGGCCGCGGCGGCGCCGCCCGTGGTGAAGTTCCAGCTGCAGGACCGCGGGGCCTTCGCCAGCATCGCCTGCTCCCACGTGGTGGCTGGCGCCGACGAGGAGACGCTGGGCGTGGGGTGGGCGCTGCAGCGGAAGGGTCTCTACGCCAACCGGAAAGGCAAGGAGCCGGAGAGTGAGTattgggaatggggcaggggcctgtcccctccggggggcgccggctcccccccggccccagggcagggactggctggctcaggggggtggggaatggggcaggggcctgtcccctctggggggcgccggctcccccccggccgcagggcagggactggctggctcaggggggcggggaatggggcaggggtctgtcccctctggggggcgccggctcccacccggccccagggcagggactggctggctcaggggggtggggaatgggtcaggggcctgtcccctccggggggcgccggctcccccccggccccagggcaggaactggctggctcaggggggcggggaatggggcaggggcctgtcccctctggggggactggctggctcaggggggcggggaatggggcaggggcctgacccctctggggggcgccggctcccccccggccccagggcggggactggctggctcaggggggcggggaatggggcaggggcctgtcccctctagggggcgccggctcccccccggccccagggcagggactggctggctcaggggggcggggaatggggcaggggcctgacccctctggggggcgccggctcccccccggccccagggcggggactggctggctcaggggggcggggaatggggcaggggcctgtcccctctagggggcgccggctcccccccggccccagggcggggactggctggctcagggggggcggggaatggggcaggggcctgtcccctctggggggcgccggctcccccccggccgcagggcagggactggctggctcaggggggcggggaatggggcaggggcctgtcccctctagggggcgccggctcccccccggccccagggccggGACTGgccggctcaggggggcggggaatggggcaggggcctgtcccctctaggaggtgccggctcccccccggccccagggcggggactggccggctcaggggggcggggaatggggcaggggcctgtcccctctaggaggcgccggctcccccccggccccagggcggggactggctggctcaggggggcggggaatggggcaggggcctgtcccctctaggaggcgccggctcccccccggccccagggcggggactggctggctcaggggggcggggaatggggcaggggcctgtcccctctagggggcgccggctcccccccggccccagggccgggactggctggctcaggggatggAGGATTCGAACACGTTCCCCTCTGACCCTGTCCTTTGCCCCGGCAGAGCCCGCCGAGGGCGCCCGGGTCTGGAACAGCAGCGGTGAGGCGCAGCTGAAGCCGGAGAGGGAGGAGAAAGCCCTGGCGGGGCCTGCGCTGTCGGGGATCCCTgtccgggccccgggccccgagGGAATGGTGGCCAAGATGCCGGGCTGCCGAACGGGGCTGCCTGTGCCATGCCAGACCTTCCCTGCCTGCCACCGCAACGGAGGTACCCCCGGCCCCTGTGGGGGAAGCGGGATGGGGGGCTGCCCCGGGGCGGGGGATTTGGCAGGGATTGGGGGAGGTGAGCTCCGCAGGGACGGGAGCGGGAGCCGGTACTCGCCCCTGGCTCAGAGCTGATCAGAGGGGATCAGTGGGGGGTACtctg
This portion of the Mauremys mutica isolate MM-2020 ecotype Southern unplaced genomic scaffold, ASM2049712v1 000330F_np12_obj, whole genome shotgun sequence genome encodes:
- the NYAP1 gene encoding neuronal tyrosine-phosphorylated phosphoinositide-3-kinase adapter 1, which encodes MTTSPQEALISAFLQFIEERGSRAYGALSQTRQPLRRDMNLLYRKSKLEGRQHKDEEPKKGSAKDPGAGKIRDVASFRRHFRMGFMTMPAWQEHAPHPCASGMAPRSLSCHSVGSVENGEGAAGARKPPAKPKRHPSTKLSMAGEGRAAEPAGSRKTGPQKSCSESREPGRKVPPQKPKRSPNTQLSVSFDETYSSRPLATPTGGGAPPRFGRAFSHGHTKGSDPEDEEPVYIEMVGDVFRGAGGPPPPPPAGEEDSDESEAIYEEMKYPLPEEANGVPASPRPRQGKASPCDIPPPFPNLLQHRPPLLALPQGPAHKGHKAGAQEASKLPVPCHAKEAPPAPHAPGHPALAPSGRARSHSTPLPPQPAGQQKAEKELPSSHSMICPPAKPLPSLLPVPQPAKDKPAVAYTMVYSAVKVTTHSGLPAEQKTEKEISVLHGMLCARPATVPVGKPAPRPAPPLGMLWTYPAPCGGMKRPPAYESVKGAGAKAAAAPPVVKFQLQDRGAFASIACSHVVAGADEETLGVGWALQRKGLYANRKGKEPEKPAEGARVWNSSGEAQLKPEREEKALAGPALSGIPVRAPGPEGMVAKMPGCRTGLPVPCQTFPACHRNGDLTGGYRLGRSASTSGVRHTVIHTQRPCSHPKDAASLGGVAPGAQERDGKLLEVIERKRCVCKEIKARQRPERSLCKQESMPILPSWRRTTDSRKAGTPPCRRQHTVLWDTAI